The sequence CAGTTACGGGAAAGTAATTCGTCCATGATGCTTCGTTTTGCGGCACATTATGACAATTTGTTTAAAACTGCGGCACTCGTAAATATTACCAAAAAACGTCTATTAACCAATAATGATATTGCTTCTTTAGACTTAATTGCGGGCGACAACCTACGCTATAATTTTGAGTATTATATAGACAAAGGTTTTTATTGGAGCGTGGGTTTCAACTCAAAATATCACTTTTTTGAAACAGATGTGCCCTTGAGTTTTATAGACACAGATTTGAATTCTGAAATTTCCTTACCGATAAATGAACTTTCCATTAACTATAGCGATTTTACCAATCAGCTTTATTTTGAAACACTTTTTAGAAGAACTTTTGTTTTTGGATTGGGAGGAGAGCATAAATACCTGCGTTATCTTTCAGAAACAATCGGGACTGACGCCAACAACCTTCCGCGAACTGTTTTTGAAAGCACCAATTATTACAGCGCATTCGGTTTTCTGAAATATGATACTTACGATAATAGTTTCTTTCCAAAGAGCGGTGCTTATTTTTCAGGCGATTTTCACTGGTATCTTTTAGCTAACGGGCGAAACAAGGATTTTGAGCCATTTTCATTAGCAAAGGCAAAGTTGGGGTATGCTTATACATTTTTCAAAGCGTTTTCAGCACAACTAACAACCGAAGGTGGTTTTAAATGGGGTGGTCCACAAACAAAATCTTTAGATTTTTCGTTGGGTGGCTACGGTTTTAAGGAGATGAACAACATTATTCCGTTTATAGGTTATGATCCGCTTTCACTGCGGGGGAATACTTATTTAAAATCTTCGCTTACCTTAGATTATGAAATATTCAGAAAAAACCACATCAATATTTCGGCAAACATTGCCAACGTAGGCAACGATCTTTTTGAAACTGGAGAGTGGATAGACGGTGTGGATTATTCAGGTTTTTCCGCAGGTTATGGATTGGAAACGGTTTTAGGTCCAATGGAAATTAAATATTCCTATTCTCCCGAAAGAGACCAAAGTGAATGGTATGTAGCATTAGGCTATCGGTTTTAGGATAAACTTACAAGTATAACTTCAATATTTTTCCGATATTTGTGTGATTGCGCGTTTACGCGTTATTTATGGTCAAGAACAGTTCATAAATCTAAAATCATTAATCTAAAATCGTTAATAAATCATGCCTTTCTACCACAAACTGGGCAAAATACCGCCCAAACGACATACGCAATTCCGCAAACCAGATGGAAGTCTTTATTCCGAACAACTTTTCGGAACCGTTGGTTTTGATGGGATGTACAGTAATATATACCACGAAAATCGCCCTACACAGGTGAAGGAAATTAAAAAACAATACAATGTTGCACCTAAGATTGCAAAGGCAAATCACATGGAATCGTTGCGGCTAAAGGGTTTCAATATAAAGCCCGAAAAAGATTATCTAGACAGTCGTAAAACAGTGCTAACCAATAGCGATTGCAGTATAATTCTAGCAGCACCCCAGGAATCCCAAACGGATTATTTTTATAAGAATTCAAATGCAGACGAATTAATTTTCATCCACAAAGGCACTGGAAAACTTCGCACTTTTCTGGGCAATATAGATTTTAAATACGGAGATTACCTTGTTATTCCACGAGGAATCATATACCAAATGCAATTTGATACTGAAGATAATAGACTTTTTATTGTTGAATCTCGTCGCCCAATTTACACCCCGAAACGTTATAGAAACTGGTTCGGACAGCTTTTGGAACATTCACCTTATTGCGAGCGCGATATCCGCAAGCCGCAAGAACTTGAAACTCACAACGAAAAAGGCGAATTTTTAATGAAAGTGAAAAAAGGTGATGATATATTTGATATCGTATATGCCACACATCCCTTTGATGTTGTTGGTTATGACGGTTTCAACTTTCCTTACGCTTTCTCAATCCACGATTTTGAACCAATCACAGGCCGCATTCACCAACCGCCACCAGTACACCAAACTTTTGAAACTGACGCTTTTGTAGTATGTAGTTTTGTGCCACGACTTTACGATTATCATCCAGACAGTATTCCTGCGCCATATAATCACAGCAATATAGACAGTGATGAGGTGTTATATTATGTAGATGGCGATTTTATGAGTAGGAATGATATTGAAGCCGGACAAATTACATTGCATCCAGCAGGAATTCCACACGGGCCACACCCTGGAGCTACAGAAAGAAGCATCGGTAAAACAAAAACAGACGAACTTGCCGTTATGGTAGATACTTTTAAACCTTTGCAAGTTACTGAAGATGGAATGAAACTTTCAGATGGAACATATTATCAGAGTTGGCTTGAAAAGGAGTAGACAGTAGCAGTTTTCAGAAGAGTATGAACTTTGCGGCTTTGCGGTTAATCAAAAACAAATGGAATGAGTATTTTAATAAGTAAATCCAACAATGCCGTTAGTCTAAGCTTTGAAAATTATAAAATGGAAATAGTTTTTGAAGACAGTAGGGAATTATCAATTCCGTTGGAATGGTTTCCAAAACTGCGAAATGCAACTGAAAATGAATTGAACAATTGGCGTTTCATTGGCGATGGCGAGGGTGTTCACTGGAAAGATTTAGATGAAGATATTTTAATCGAAAATCTTCTAAACTAGAATAAATAAGACATTAGAAAACTTAAATTATGAGCAAAAAAGAAGTAAAATCAGTCGATTACGGACTAGAGAAAATTTTTGAAGGCGCAGAAGACTTTCTGCCATTATTAGGAACAGATTATGTAGAGTTTTATGTGGGTAACGCAAAACAATCTGCGCACTTCTATAAAACAGCTTTTGGATTTCAATCCTACGCTTACAAAGGTTTGGAAACAGGTTCGCGAGATTCTGTGAGTTATGTTTTAAAACAAGACAAAATCAGACTTGTTTTAACAACGCCTTTAACCAGTAAATCGCCCATAAACGATCACATTGTAAAACACGGAGACGGCGTAAAAGTAATCGCTCTTTGGGTAGACG comes from Aequorivita sublithincola DSM 14238 and encodes:
- a CDS encoding DUF2442 domain-containing protein, encoding MSILISKSNNAVSLSFENYKMEIVFEDSRELSIPLEWFPKLRNATENELNNWRFIGDGEGVHWKDLDEDILIENLLN
- a CDS encoding homogentisate 1,2-dioxygenase; amino-acid sequence: MPFYHKLGKIPPKRHTQFRKPDGSLYSEQLFGTVGFDGMYSNIYHENRPTQVKEIKKQYNVAPKIAKANHMESLRLKGFNIKPEKDYLDSRKTVLTNSDCSIILAAPQESQTDYFYKNSNADELIFIHKGTGKLRTFLGNIDFKYGDYLVIPRGIIYQMQFDTEDNRLFIVESRRPIYTPKRYRNWFGQLLEHSPYCERDIRKPQELETHNEKGEFLMKVKKGDDIFDIVYATHPFDVVGYDGFNFPYAFSIHDFEPITGRIHQPPPVHQTFETDAFVVCSFVPRLYDYHPDSIPAPYNHSNIDSDEVLYYVDGDFMSRNDIEAGQITLHPAGIPHGPHPGATERSIGKTKTDELAVMVDTFKPLQVTEDGMKLSDGTYYQSWLEKE